From a single Nocardioides panacis genomic region:
- the iolD gene encoding 3D-(3,5/4)-trihydroxycyclohexane-1,2-dione acylhydrolase (decyclizing), which yields MSETVRLTVAQATVEFLAVQWSERDGERQRLFAGCFGIFGHGNVAGIGQALLQHETKALDAGNRPALPYVLARNEQAMVHTSVAYARQKDRLQTWVCTASVGPGSTNMVTGAALATINRLPVLLLASDTFATRRSAPVLQELEAPYAGDVTVNDAFRPVSRYFDRVWRAEQLPSALLQAMRVLTDPAETGAVTLALPQDVQAEAHDWPVELFADRTWHVARPPAEHARVVAAAEVVRAARRPMIVAGGGVHYSGAERALLDLCARTGIPVGETQAGKGSLPHGHPQLMGAVGSTGTTAANALAGEADVVIGVGTRWSDFTTASRTVFQNPEVRFVNLNIAGYDAGKQAGLSVVADARESLTGLAEALGDHSVGDDYREEQARLWREWDAEVEAAYDPPASVTDRLEPGLLTQGTVLGLVNELSDPRDVVLCAAGSMPGDLHKLWRVRDRKGYHVEYGYSCMGYEVPASIGVRLADETRDVFAMVGDGGYLMMPTELVTAVQERVKVIVVLVQNHGFHSIGSLSEELGSQRFGTRYRYRDPDGRLDGDVLPVDLAANARSLGVHVIEVASRDDLEKAIRTAKQSPADAGPVVIHVNTDPTVYAPDSRAWWDVPVSEVSQLDSTRSAYQRYEEHRSTQRSFVTPPAGEAPLL from the coding sequence ATGAGCGAGACGGTCCGACTCACCGTCGCCCAGGCGACGGTCGAGTTCCTGGCGGTGCAGTGGTCGGAGCGGGACGGCGAGCGGCAGCGGCTGTTCGCCGGCTGCTTCGGCATCTTCGGGCACGGCAACGTCGCCGGCATCGGTCAGGCGCTGCTGCAGCACGAGACGAAGGCGCTCGACGCCGGCAACCGGCCGGCGCTGCCCTACGTGCTGGCGCGCAACGAGCAGGCGATGGTGCACACCTCCGTCGCCTACGCGCGGCAGAAGGACCGGCTGCAGACCTGGGTCTGCACCGCGTCGGTGGGTCCGGGCTCGACGAACATGGTGACCGGGGCCGCGCTGGCGACCATCAACCGGCTTCCCGTGCTGCTGCTCGCCTCGGACACGTTCGCGACGCGGCGGTCGGCGCCGGTGCTGCAGGAGCTCGAGGCGCCGTACGCCGGGGACGTGACCGTCAACGACGCGTTCCGCCCGGTCTCCCGGTACTTCGACCGGGTCTGGCGCGCCGAGCAGCTGCCCTCCGCGCTGCTCCAGGCGATGCGCGTGCTCACCGATCCCGCGGAGACCGGGGCCGTCACCCTGGCGCTGCCGCAGGACGTCCAGGCGGAGGCGCACGACTGGCCCGTCGAGCTGTTCGCCGACCGCACGTGGCACGTGGCCAGGCCCCCGGCCGAGCACGCCCGCGTCGTCGCGGCCGCGGAGGTGGTCCGCGCCGCCCGGCGGCCGATGATCGTCGCCGGGGGAGGGGTGCACTACTCGGGCGCCGAGCGGGCCCTGCTGGACCTGTGCGCCCGGACCGGGATCCCGGTGGGGGAGACCCAGGCAGGCAAGGGATCGCTCCCGCACGGCCACCCGCAGCTGATGGGTGCCGTGGGCTCCACGGGGACGACGGCCGCCAACGCACTGGCGGGCGAGGCGGACGTCGTGATCGGCGTGGGGACGCGGTGGAGCGACTTCACGACGGCGTCCCGGACGGTCTTCCAGAACCCCGAGGTGCGCTTCGTCAACCTCAACATCGCCGGCTACGACGCCGGCAAGCAGGCCGGGCTGTCCGTGGTGGCCGACGCCCGCGAGTCGCTGACCGGCCTCGCCGAGGCGCTCGGCGACCACTCCGTGGGGGACGACTACCGCGAGGAGCAGGCGAGACTGTGGCGGGAGTGGGACGCCGAGGTGGAGGCCGCCTACGACCCGCCTGCCTCGGTCACCGACCGGCTGGAGCCGGGCCTGCTCACCCAGGGCACGGTGCTCGGCCTGGTCAACGAGCTGAGCGACCCGCGCGACGTCGTGCTCTGCGCGGCCGGGTCGATGCCGGGAGACCTCCACAAGCTGTGGCGGGTGCGGGACCGCAAGGGGTACCACGTCGAGTACGGCTACTCCTGCATGGGATACGAGGTGCCGGCCTCGATCGGGGTGCGCCTCGCCGACGAGACCCGCGACGTCTTCGCGATGGTCGGCGACGGCGGCTACCTGATGATGCCCACGGAGCTGGTCACCGCGGTCCAGGAGCGCGTCAAGGTCATCGTCGTGCTGGTGCAGAACCACGGCTTCCACTCGATCGGGTCGCTGTCGGAGGAGCTGGGCTCGCAACGGTTCGGCACCCGGTACCGCTACCGGGACCCCGACGGCCGGCTCGACGGTGACGTCCTGCCCGTGGACCTCGCCGCCAACGCCCGGAGCCTGGGCGTGCACGTCATCGAGGTCGCGTCCCGCGACGACCTCGAGAAGGCCATCCGGACGGCCAAGCAGTCGCCGGCGGACGCCGGACCCGTCGTCATCCATGTCAACACGGACCCGACGGTCTACGCGCCGGACAGCCGGGCGTGGTGGGACGTCCCGGTCAGCGAGGTCTCGCAGCTGGACTCGACCCGGAGCGCCTACCAGCGCTACGAGGAGCACCGGAGCACCCAGCGAAGCTTCGTCACGCCGCCAGCGGGCGAAGCGCCCCTCTTGTGA
- a CDS encoding ABC transporter permease — translation MSHTTKAPPSSAPAESSNRVTLGLSNRLLARPEVGALVAAIVIFIFFLIVAPAFRSADSFFTVLYQASTIGIVAVGVGMLMIGGEFDLSAGVTVTAAGLFNAMFCYELGINLIVGAVLSLVFCLLVGFINGYLVMRTGIPSFLITLGTFFVLQGANLGVTKLITGSVSSPNINQMDGYSFLNAVFAHEFHVFGVTLPITVIWWLLFVAMSGYILQRTRIGNWIYAVGGNADSARAVGVPVLKVKVGLFMTVSFLAWFTGMHYLYNFNVLQAGNGVGNEFLYIIAAVVGGTLLTGGYGNAFGVAIGAFIFGMTNLCIVYAGWDPNWFKAFLGVMLLLAVIVNLYVKKLSTTRKVG, via the coding sequence ATGAGCCACACCACCAAAGCCCCACCGTCGTCCGCGCCGGCGGAGTCCTCGAATCGGGTGACCCTCGGCCTGTCCAACCGCCTGCTCGCCCGACCCGAAGTGGGCGCCCTGGTCGCCGCCATCGTCATCTTCATCTTCTTCCTCATCGTCGCGCCGGCGTTCCGGTCGGCCGACTCGTTCTTCACGGTGCTCTACCAGGCCTCCACCATCGGCATCGTGGCCGTGGGTGTCGGCATGCTGATGATCGGTGGCGAGTTCGACCTCTCCGCCGGCGTCACCGTGACCGCGGCAGGGCTGTTCAACGCGATGTTCTGCTACGAGCTCGGCATCAACCTGATCGTGGGAGCGGTCCTCTCGCTGGTGTTCTGCCTGTTGGTGGGCTTCATCAACGGTTACCTCGTGATGAGAACCGGCATCCCCAGCTTCTTGATCACCCTCGGCACGTTCTTCGTCCTGCAGGGTGCGAACCTGGGCGTGACCAAGCTGATCACCGGATCGGTCTCGAGCCCCAACATCAACCAGATGGACGGCTACAGCTTCCTGAACGCCGTCTTCGCGCACGAGTTCCACGTCTTCGGCGTGACGTTGCCGATCACCGTGATCTGGTGGCTGTTGTTCGTAGCGATGTCCGGCTACATCCTCCAACGGACGAGGATCGGCAACTGGATCTACGCCGTCGGCGGCAACGCGGACAGCGCCCGGGCCGTCGGTGTCCCGGTGCTGAAGGTCAAGGTCGGCCTGTTCATGACCGTGTCGTTCCTGGCCTGGTTCACGGGCATGCACTACCTCTACAACTTCAACGTGCTGCAGGCCGGCAACGGCGTCGGGAACGAGTTCCTCTACATCATCGCGGCGGTCGTGGGTGGAACGCTGCTGACGGGTGGGTACGGCAACGCCTTCGGCGTGGCGATCGGCGCCTTCATCTTCGGTATGACGAACCTGTGCATCGTCTACGCAGGCTGGGACCCCAACTGGTTCAAGGCCTTCCTCGGCGTCATGCTGCTGCTGGCGGTCATCGTCAACCTCTACGTCAAGAAGCTCTCGACCACCCGGAAGGTGGGCTAG
- a CDS encoding ATP-binding cassette domain-containing protein translates to MTDTLHEHADPELHEGEKLVEMVNVGKTYGAIRALKGINLTVKAGEVTCVLGDNGAGKSTLIKIISGLHPHNEGELLVDGKPVSFSSPRESLAHGIATVYQDLAVVSLMEVWRNFFLGSEMTNGTYPFAGLKIRDMKRIADEELRKMGIVVKDIDQPIGTLSGGQRQCVAIARAVYFGARVLILDEPTAALGVKQSGVVLKYTAAARDAGLGVVFITHNPHHAYLVGDHFIILKLGEAVLDKKRSEVGLDELTRQMAGGDELTELSHELKRPGS, encoded by the coding sequence ATGACCGACACTCTGCACGAGCACGCCGATCCCGAGCTGCACGAAGGCGAGAAGCTCGTCGAGATGGTGAACGTGGGCAAGACCTACGGAGCCATCCGGGCGCTCAAGGGCATCAACCTCACGGTCAAGGCGGGGGAGGTCACCTGTGTGCTCGGGGACAACGGCGCCGGCAAGTCGACCCTGATCAAGATCATCTCCGGCCTGCACCCCCACAACGAGGGCGAGCTCCTCGTCGACGGCAAGCCGGTGTCCTTCTCGTCGCCGCGGGAGTCGTTGGCGCACGGCATCGCCACCGTCTACCAGGACCTTGCCGTCGTCTCGCTGATGGAGGTGTGGCGCAACTTCTTCCTCGGCTCCGAGATGACGAACGGGACGTACCCCTTCGCAGGCCTCAAGATCCGCGACATGAAGAGGATCGCGGACGAGGAGCTGCGCAAGATGGGGATCGTCGTCAAGGACATCGACCAGCCCATCGGGACCCTGTCGGGCGGGCAGCGACAGTGTGTCGCCATCGCCCGAGCGGTCTACTTCGGTGCGCGGGTGCTGATCCTCGACGAGCCGACCGCTGCCCTGGGAGTCAAGCAGTCCGGCGTGGTGCTCAAGTACACCGCGGCTGCGCGGGACGCCGGCCTGGGCGTCGTGTTCATCACCCACAACCCGCACCACGCCTACCTGGTCGGCGACCACTTCATCATCCTCAAGCTGGGCGAGGCCGTGCTGGACAAAAAGCGGTCCGAGGTCGGCCTCGACGAGCTCACCCGTCAGATGGCCGGCGGGGACGAGCTGACCGAGCTGTCCCACGAGCTCAAGCGTCCCGGCTCGTGA
- the iolB gene encoding 5-deoxy-glucuronate isomerase, translated as MSESRSQWFLPSGSARRDGCDVLVDHSLPGWQHTGLRVVTLDVGECWSTAEPGWEYVVVPLSGAASVACTDSAGTTHQAALLGRASVFAGSTDVAYVPAGSRLEVSGTAAGSRIAICAARVRDGRAETAFRHVLADEVPVELRGAGSCSREVRNFAAPGSLEADSIIAVEVVTPAGNWSSYPPHKHDEDRDGVETELEEIYYFETQVEGGAPTTGGQDPVGYQRVYGTAERPIDVFAEVRTGDVVLVPHGWHGPSMAAPGYDLYYLNVMAGPGDQRAWLICDDPSHGWVRQTWEGMAVDPRLPVGGEPR; from the coding sequence ATGAGCGAGAGCCGGTCGCAGTGGTTCCTGCCGAGCGGCTCCGCGCGGCGCGACGGCTGTGACGTGCTCGTCGACCATTCGCTCCCCGGCTGGCAGCACACGGGGCTGCGGGTCGTCACCCTGGACGTCGGCGAGTGCTGGTCGACCGCGGAGCCCGGCTGGGAGTACGTCGTCGTCCCCCTGTCCGGAGCCGCGTCGGTCGCGTGCACCGACTCCGCCGGGACGACGCACCAGGCCGCCCTGCTGGGTCGGGCATCGGTCTTCGCCGGCAGCACGGACGTGGCCTACGTGCCCGCGGGGTCGAGGCTCGAGGTGTCCGGCACCGCCGCCGGTTCCCGGATCGCGATCTGCGCGGCGCGGGTGCGCGACGGACGCGCGGAGACCGCCTTCCGGCACGTCTTGGCGGACGAGGTCCCGGTCGAGCTGCGGGGGGCCGGGAGCTGTTCGCGGGAGGTCCGGAACTTCGCCGCTCCCGGCTCGCTCGAAGCCGACTCGATCATCGCGGTGGAGGTGGTCACCCCGGCGGGCAACTGGAGCTCGTACCCCCCGCACAAGCACGACGAGGACCGGGACGGGGTGGAGACCGAGCTCGAGGAGATCTACTACTTCGAGACCCAGGTCGAGGGTGGTGCTCCCACGACCGGAGGCCAGGACCCGGTGGGGTACCAGCGGGTCTACGGCACCGCCGAGCGGCCCATCGACGTCTTCGCCGAGGTGCGCACGGGGGACGTGGTCCTGGTGCCGCACGGCTGGCACGGGCCGTCGATGGCCGCGCCCGGCTACGACCTGTACTACCTGAACGTGATGGCCGGCCCCGGCGACCAGCGGGCCTGGCTGATCTGCGACGACCCGAGCCACGGCTGGGTGCGTCAGACGTGGGAAGGCATGGCGGTCGACCCCAGGCTGCCAGTGGGAGGGGAGCCCCGATGA
- a CDS encoding Gfo/Idh/MocA family protein, which translates to MRIGLAGTGRIGAFHASTLAALEDVEQIVLTDVLPEGAARLAEANGYELSPDLDDLLTRVDALVITTSTSGHAPALRAALTAKVPVFCEKPVASTLSETIELVRLVEEAEVPVQVGFQRRFDAGYRRAREAVVSGELGFLHTVRANTHDQSPPPAAYIPTSGGLFRDCSIHDFDVLRFVTGREVASVYAVGANKGASFFADAGDVDTAAAVLTLDDGTLVTVSATRYNGGGHDVRMEVMGSEGTIGVGYDDSLAVRSAEAGVDYPCGPRKWSFMERFLPAYRTELAAFCDVVAGRTDSPCTVADSLQAFRVAEACELSRATGRAVEMNEIGDAT; encoded by the coding sequence ATGCGAATCGGACTGGCAGGCACAGGACGGATCGGTGCCTTCCACGCATCGACCTTGGCAGCGCTCGAGGACGTCGAGCAGATCGTGCTGACCGATGTGCTGCCCGAGGGCGCCGCCCGGCTGGCCGAGGCCAACGGGTACGAGCTCTCTCCGGACCTCGACGACCTGCTGACGAGGGTGGACGCCCTCGTCATCACGACCTCGACGTCCGGGCACGCCCCGGCGCTCCGCGCGGCCCTGACCGCGAAGGTCCCTGTCTTCTGCGAGAAGCCCGTGGCGTCAACGCTCTCCGAGACGATCGAACTGGTGCGTCTCGTCGAGGAGGCCGAGGTCCCGGTGCAGGTCGGCTTCCAGCGCCGGTTCGACGCCGGCTACCGGCGTGCGCGGGAGGCCGTCGTCAGCGGGGAGCTGGGCTTCCTCCACACGGTCCGGGCGAACACGCACGACCAGTCACCACCGCCCGCGGCGTACATCCCGACCAGCGGAGGTCTGTTCCGCGACTGCAGCATCCACGACTTCGACGTGCTCCGGTTCGTGACCGGTCGCGAGGTCGCCAGCGTCTACGCCGTCGGTGCCAACAAGGGCGCGAGCTTCTTCGCCGACGCGGGGGACGTCGACACGGCTGCCGCGGTGCTGACCCTCGACGACGGGACCCTGGTCACCGTCTCTGCCACTCGGTACAACGGTGGTGGTCACGACGTGCGGATGGAGGTGATGGGCTCGGAGGGGACCATCGGCGTCGGGTACGACGACTCGCTGGCCGTCCGCTCGGCCGAGGCCGGCGTCGACTACCCGTGCGGCCCCCGCAAGTGGTCCTTCATGGAACGGTTCCTCCCCGCCTACCGCACCGAGCTGGCCGCGTTCTGCGACGTGGTGGCCGGGCGGACCGACAGTCCCTGCACGGTGGCGGACTCCCTGCAGGCGTTCCGGGTCGCCGAGGCCTGCGAGCTGTCACGCGCGACCGGACGCGCCGTGGAGATGAACGAGATCGGAGACGCGACGTGA
- a CDS encoding universal stress protein: MTAGGDLGDALLGLVDAVDADLLVIGARRRSPVGKALLGSVAQTVILEAKLPVLVVKAP, encoded by the coding sequence GTGACCGCCGGGGGCGACCTCGGCGACGCCCTGCTCGGGCTGGTCGACGCCGTCGACGCGGACCTGCTCGTCATCGGCGCCCGACGACGCTCACCTGTAGGCAAGGCGCTCCTGGGCAGCGTGGCCCAGACGGTCATCCTCGAGGCGAAGCTGCCGGTGCTCGTGGTCAAGGCACCGTGA
- the iolC gene encoding 5-dehydro-2-deoxygluconokinase → MTGFDLVSMGRTGVDIYPLEHGVGLEEVQTFQKFLGGSATNVAVAAARYGRRTALVTRTGQDPFGRYVRLEAERLGVDPTFITAGEGPPTPVTFCEVFPPDDFPLYFYRYPTAPDLQITAADLPLEAIRDAEVFWATVTGLSQEPSRAAHAAAWEARARRRHTILDLDYRPMFWADPAEASTEVGKALEHVTVAVGNREECEVAVGETDPQRAADALLERGLELAVVKQGPKGVLAATADERVEVPPHPVDVVNGLGAGDAFGGALVHGLLAGWGLRRILEFANVAGALVAGRLECSTAMPDEAEIEQALASRDSGRKS, encoded by the coding sequence GTGACTGGTTTCGACCTGGTGTCGATGGGACGCACGGGCGTCGACATCTACCCGCTCGAGCACGGTGTCGGGCTCGAGGAGGTGCAGACGTTCCAGAAGTTCCTCGGCGGGAGCGCGACCAACGTGGCCGTCGCCGCCGCCCGCTACGGACGCCGTACGGCGCTGGTGACCCGCACCGGCCAGGATCCGTTCGGCCGGTACGTGCGCCTCGAGGCGGAGCGCCTCGGCGTGGACCCCACCTTCATCACGGCCGGTGAGGGGCCGCCGACGCCGGTGACCTTCTGCGAGGTCTTCCCCCCGGACGACTTCCCGCTGTACTTCTACCGCTACCCCACTGCACCGGACCTGCAGATCACCGCGGCCGACCTGCCGCTCGAGGCGATCCGTGACGCCGAGGTGTTCTGGGCCACGGTCACCGGGCTGTCCCAGGAGCCCTCCCGTGCGGCCCACGCCGCCGCCTGGGAGGCCCGGGCCCGCCGCCGCCACACGATCTTGGACCTCGACTACCGGCCGATGTTCTGGGCGGACCCCGCCGAGGCCTCCACGGAGGTCGGCAAGGCGCTCGAGCACGTCACCGTGGCCGTCGGGAACCGTGAGGAGTGCGAGGTGGCGGTCGGTGAGACCGACCCGCAGCGTGCCGCCGACGCCCTGCTCGAGCGCGGCCTCGAGCTCGCCGTCGTCAAGCAGGGCCCCAAGGGCGTGCTGGCGGCGACTGCGGACGAGCGGGTCGAGGTGCCTCCCCATCCGGTCGACGTCGTCAACGGCCTCGGTGCCGGCGACGCCTTCGGCGGGGCGCTGGTGCACGGCCTCCTCGCCGGGTGGGGGCTGCGACGCATCCTCGAGTTCGCCAACGTCGCCGGGGCCCTGGTCGCCGGACGGCTGGAATGCTCCACCGCCATGCCGGACGAGGCGGAGATCGAACAGGCTCTCGCCAGCCGAGACAGTGGGAGGAAGTCGTGA
- a CDS encoding class I fructose-bisphosphate aldolase yields MVDLTEIRAREPHRIAEGWDARAKRPLLGADGRLLLVAADHPARGALGVRSEAMAMASRPDLLERLATALARPGVDGVLGTPDILDDLLLMGVLEGKLVIGSMNRGGLQGASFELDDRFTAYTAAEIAARGLDGGKMLTRICLSEPGTVATLESTGRAVSELAERRLMAMVEPFMSVVHGGRVTNLLDPDNTIRSIHIAAGLGASSAHTWLKLPVVDELARVMEATTMPTLLLGGDPQGDPADTYASWGKALELPAVRGLVIGRALLFPPDGDVAAAVDIAAELVHGVTPGSR; encoded by the coding sequence ATGGTGGACCTCACCGAGATCCGCGCCCGCGAGCCGCACCGGATCGCAGAAGGCTGGGACGCCCGCGCCAAGCGCCCCCTGCTCGGGGCAGACGGGCGGCTGCTGCTCGTTGCCGCCGACCACCCCGCCCGCGGCGCCCTCGGGGTGCGCTCCGAGGCGATGGCGATGGCGAGCCGTCCGGACCTGCTGGAGAGACTGGCGACCGCGCTCGCGCGGCCCGGGGTCGACGGCGTGCTGGGAACCCCCGACATCCTCGACGACCTGCTGCTGATGGGTGTCCTGGAGGGCAAGCTGGTCATCGGTTCGATGAACCGCGGCGGGCTCCAGGGCGCGAGCTTCGAGCTCGATGACCGGTTCACCGCCTACACAGCCGCCGAGATCGCCGCGCGTGGCCTCGACGGCGGCAAGATGCTGACCCGCATCTGCCTGTCCGAGCCGGGGACCGTCGCGACGCTGGAGAGCACCGGGAGGGCCGTGAGCGAGCTCGCCGAACGCCGCCTGATGGCGATGGTGGAGCCCTTCATGTCCGTCGTCCACGGTGGTCGGGTGACGAACCTGCTCGACCCGGACAACACGATCCGGTCCATCCACATCGCGGCGGGGCTCGGGGCCAGCAGCGCCCACACCTGGCTGAAGCTGCCGGTCGTCGACGAGCTCGCCCGGGTGATGGAAGCCACCACCATGCCCACCCTGCTGCTCGGCGGGGATCCCCAGGGGGACCCGGCGGACACCTACGCGTCCTGGGGCAAGGCCCTCGAGCTGCCGGCCGTGCGCGGGCTCGTCATCGGTCGGGCGCTGCTGTTCCCGCCGGACGGCGACGTGGCCGCCGCCGTGGACATCGCGGCCGAGCTGGTGCACGGGGTCACCCCGGGGTCCCGATGA
- a CDS encoding substrate-binding domain-containing protein, with translation MNLSRPRKGGALALVAACALLVSACSGGGAPKNTDTGGSGGGGGNSGYTFAMITHETPGDTFWDRIKAGANQAAKDTGSTLKYSADPDATKQAVLIQNAIDSHVDGIATTLVTPDALIPSVKKAVAAGIPVDSFNSGSDFWKQAGALTHFSSDEFLAGQQAGEKAKAAGATKILCTIQQAGSVALEDRCKGVKDSFPNTENIQVNGADDSAVTSSIQAKLSQDKDVDWVITLGAAQALDTIKAIKATNSKAKVGTFDLNIDAAQAVKAGDLQFCIDQQPYLQGYLAISQLYLFKKNGNIMGGGGPVLTGPSFVDKTNIDKILPFVENNTR, from the coding sequence ATGAACCTGTCTCGACCACGGAAAGGCGGCGCCCTGGCCCTCGTCGCCGCGTGCGCCCTCCTCGTCTCTGCCTGCAGCGGGGGAGGTGCACCCAAGAACACCGACACCGGCGGCAGCGGCGGCGGCGGCGGCAACTCCGGCTACACCTTCGCGATGATCACCCACGAGACGCCGGGTGACACGTTCTGGGACCGGATCAAGGCAGGCGCGAACCAGGCAGCCAAGGACACCGGCTCCACGCTGAAGTACTCCGCGGACCCCGACGCGACGAAGCAGGCCGTCCTCATCCAGAACGCGATCGACTCGCACGTCGACGGGATCGCTACCACCCTGGTCACGCCGGACGCGCTCATCCCGTCCGTCAAGAAGGCAGTCGCCGCCGGTATCCCCGTCGACAGCTTCAACTCCGGTTCCGACTTCTGGAAGCAGGCGGGCGCCCTCACGCACTTCTCGTCCGACGAGTTCCTGGCGGGCCAGCAGGCGGGGGAGAAGGCGAAGGCCGCCGGAGCCACGAAGATCCTGTGCACGATCCAGCAGGCCGGGTCGGTCGCCCTGGAGGACCGCTGCAAGGGTGTCAAGGACTCCTTCCCGAACACCGAGAACATCCAGGTCAACGGGGCGGACGACTCCGCGGTCACCTCCTCGATCCAGGCCAAGCTCAGCCAGGACAAGGACGTCGACTGGGTCATCACCCTCGGCGCCGCCCAGGCGCTGGACACGATCAAGGCCATCAAGGCGACGAACAGCAAGGCCAAGGTCGGCACCTTCGACCTGAACATCGACGCGGCCCAGGCAGTGAAGGCCGGCGACCTCCAGTTCTGCATCGACCAGCAGCCCTACCTCCAGGGCTACCTGGCCATCAGCCAGCTCTACCTGTTCAAGAAGAACGGCAACATCATGGGCGGCGGCGGCCCCGTGCTGACCGGTCCGTCGTTCGTCGACAAGACCAACATCGACAAGATCCTGCCCTTCGTGGAGAACAACACCCGCTAG
- a CDS encoding GntR family transcriptional regulator has protein sequence MSALQVKVMIDRQSPVPLYHQLAEQFSNAITVGQLQPGDAFENEIAVAERLQVSRPTVRRAIQELVDQGLLLRRRGLGTTVANSKVHRKFELTSLYDDLARDKRHPRTTVLDHAIRTNERAASALDLGADVPLLHLVRVRYAGDTPLALMTNWLPPGLSDLTREDLEDQGLYACLRDRGVKPVVAQQNIGARMPTTLERRHLEIRGSQPVLTMTRMAFDASGKAVEFGDHSYRASDYTIDLMVDER, from the coding sequence ATGAGCGCTCTCCAGGTCAAGGTGATGATCGACCGGCAGTCCCCCGTGCCGCTGTACCACCAGCTTGCCGAGCAGTTCAGCAACGCGATCACCGTCGGTCAGCTGCAGCCGGGCGACGCGTTCGAGAACGAGATCGCGGTCGCGGAGCGCCTCCAGGTCTCCCGGCCCACGGTTCGCCGGGCCATCCAGGAGCTCGTCGACCAGGGCCTGCTGCTGCGCCGCCGCGGGCTCGGCACGACGGTCGCGAACAGCAAGGTGCACCGGAAGTTCGAGCTCACGAGCCTGTACGACGACCTGGCGCGGGACAAGCGCCATCCGCGCACCACCGTCCTCGACCACGCGATCCGGACCAACGAGCGGGCCGCGTCCGCGCTCGACCTGGGCGCGGACGTGCCGCTCCTGCACCTCGTCCGGGTCCGTTACGCGGGCGACACCCCGCTGGCCCTGATGACGAACTGGCTGCCGCCGGGCCTGAGCGACCTGACCCGTGAGGACCTCGAGGACCAGGGGCTCTACGCCTGCCTGCGCGACCGCGGGGTGAAGCCGGTCGTCGCCCAGCAGAACATCGGCGCCCGCATGCCGACCACGCTCGAGCGCCGGCACCTCGAGATCCGTGGCTCGCAGCCGGTGCTCACGATGACCCGGATGGCCTTCGACGCGTCCGGCAAGGCCGTCGAGTTCGGCGACCACAGCTACCGCGCCTCGGACTACACGATCGACCTGATGGTCGACGAACGCTGA